One Bacteroidota bacterium genomic region harbors:
- a CDS encoding PAS domain-containing sensor histidine kinase, with the protein MNEKLVIAACNFLIPEIAQVIKNGDYPEVQLISYPVNCSSNALNSAKVSEIASKSVSASDIIVIGSFCHSPQNSEIQGSKDVKVVQLEQCFELILNPETIYHFVQQGYYIVTNGWLRTYERNIHDWGFDKASARSFFKESMKSILLLDTKIPGDYMPNLLALSEYMGLPFEIIPVGLSHCKKYLDSVVLNWRNEHEQIKLSNKLSAISKQSADYRVIFNQLETLVLLTNETEITQIAFELINILFAPSKIVYKLINNKQEELFDFKGIFNNEDFNAENTFNIEIKHTNELLGTFEVKGLQFPQFKKKYEEMGVVISQIFGMAIANARKYSELEDAKWLISESEIKYRSLFDNMHDSFALHQIVLNKENEAIDYIFTEINYAFEKQTGLKRENIIGHKVTDVLPGIENDPTGWIELYGKVALTGESVRFESFAKPIGKWYNIYAYCPRKGFFATIFEDITQRKLAEEQIRKLSTAVEQSPVSVVITDTDGNIEYGNQTVFDLTGYTPAEVLGKNPRIFSSGEMPKREYENLWNTILSGEIWHGEFHNKKKNGELYWERASISAIKNSQGETTNFLAIKTDVTEFKNILHSIEKSEEKYRLITDFASDVIWVLNLTQMKFTFISPSIIHLRGYSVEEAMAQGLEESLTPESVLTVRKLIEESINKFIKDSKEENFYINEIQQPCKDGRIIWVEVSTKLKLNNDGEIEVIGVSRNIDQRKQTEKELRENASKLSELNATKDKFFSIIAHDLKGPFNSLLGFSELLKDEIENGDFSEVSRLSSFIHETSNKTYDLLLNLLEWSRSQTGKIKFNPESVKLSELVDKIFELSNNQAEKKEISLNSEIPGDLKIFADKYMLETIIRNLVSNAIKFTPKNGEIIVKSIIQDDVAQIIVSDSGVGIRKENIEKLFSIDSNISTNGTDNEKGTGLGLILCKEFVSAHGGEIWAESEIGKGSTFYFTIPLVIGK; encoded by the coding sequence ATGAATGAAAAATTGGTAATAGCAGCTTGTAACTTTTTAATACCCGAAATTGCACAGGTTATTAAAAATGGGGATTATCCGGAGGTACAATTGATCTCCTACCCGGTCAATTGCTCCTCGAATGCACTTAATTCGGCCAAGGTCTCTGAAATCGCATCGAAATCGGTTTCAGCGTCTGACATTATCGTTATAGGGAGCTTTTGTCATTCACCGCAAAATTCAGAAATCCAGGGCAGTAAAGATGTTAAGGTTGTTCAATTGGAACAATGTTTTGAACTTATTTTAAACCCCGAAACCATTTATCATTTTGTGCAACAAGGTTATTATATTGTAACCAATGGTTGGCTGAGAACTTACGAACGCAATATTCACGATTGGGGATTCGACAAAGCATCTGCCCGGTCGTTTTTTAAGGAATCGATGAAATCCATCTTGCTTTTGGACACAAAAATTCCGGGCGATTATATGCCAAACCTTTTGGCTCTTTCCGAATATATGGGATTGCCATTCGAGATTATCCCGGTTGGATTATCTCATTGCAAAAAATATCTTGATTCGGTAGTATTGAATTGGAGAAACGAGCACGAACAAATAAAACTAAGCAATAAACTTTCAGCAATTTCCAAACAAAGTGCCGATTACAGAGTTATATTCAATCAATTGGAAACGCTTGTTTTACTTACAAACGAAACAGAAATTACTCAAATTGCCTTCGAACTGATAAATATATTATTCGCTCCTTCCAAAATTGTTTATAAGCTTATTAATAATAAGCAGGAAGAATTATTTGATTTTAAGGGAATTTTCAATAATGAAGATTTCAATGCTGAAAATACATTTAATATAGAAATTAAACATACGAACGAATTGTTGGGAACCTTTGAAGTAAAAGGTCTTCAGTTTCCGCAATTTAAAAAGAAATATGAGGAGATGGGTGTTGTGATCAGTCAGATATTTGGAATGGCCATTGCAAATGCACGTAAATATTCTGAACTCGAAGATGCCAAATGGCTTATTTCTGAAAGTGAGATAAAATATCGAAGCTTATTTGACAATATGCACGATAGTTTTGCTTTACACCAGATCGTACTGAATAAAGAAAATGAAGCGATAGATTATATTTTTACTGAGATTAATTATGCTTTTGAAAAGCAAACAGGATTAAAAAGGGAAAACATTATCGGACATAAAGTTACGGATGTTTTACCCGGGATTGAGAATGACCCTACCGGATGGATTGAACTATATGGGAAAGTAGCCCTGACAGGAGAAAGTGTGAGATTTGAAAGTTTCGCAAAGCCCATAGGTAAGTGGTATAATATATATGCATATTGCCCTAGAAAAGGTTTTTTTGCCACAATTTTTGAAGATATAACCCAACGTAAACTGGCAGAAGAACAAATCAGAAAACTTTCTACCGCCGTTGAGCAGAGCCCGGTTTCAGTTGTAATAACTGATACTGATGGGAATATTGAGTACGGAAATCAAACAGTCTTCGATTTGACGGGATATACGCCTGCTGAAGTTTTAGGAAAAAATCCGCGCATCTTCAGTTCAGGGGAAATGCCAAAGAGGGAATATGAAAATTTATGGAACACCATTTTATCCGGGGAAATCTGGCATGGTGAATTTCATAATAAAAAGAAAAATGGAGAATTGTATTGGGAACGAGCATCTATATCAGCCATTAAGAATTCACAAGGCGAAACAACAAACTTTTTAGCAATAAAAACCGATGTTACCGAGTTTAAAAACATCCTTCATTCAATTGAAAAAAGTGAAGAAAAATACCGGCTCATTACCGATTTCGCTTCGGATGTAATTTGGGTGTTGAACCTTACACAAATGAAATTTACCTTTATCAGCCCTTCAATCATTCATTTAAGGGGATATTCGGTTGAAGAGGCAATGGCGCAAGGGTTGGAAGAATCATTAACTCCTGAATCTGTGCTAACCGTGCGCAAATTAATTGAAGAAAGTATAAATAAATTTATCAAAGATTCCAAAGAAGAAAATTTCTACATCAATGAAATCCAGCAGCCCTGTAAGGACGGGCGTATTATTTGGGTAGAGGTATCTACAAAACTCAAATTAAACAATGATGGTGAAATTGAGGTAATTGGTGTCAGCAGGAACATTGATCAACGTAAACAAACTGAAAAAGAATTGCGGGAAAATGCATCGAAACTCAGTGAACTAAATGCCACCAAGGATAAATTTTTCAGCATCATTGCCCACGATTTAAAAGGGCCCTTCAATTCATTGCTGGGATTCAGCGAATTATTGAAGGATGAAATTGAAAATGGCGATTTTTCAGAAGTTTCAAGATTGAGCTCCTTCATTCACGAAACCTCAAATAAAACCTATGATTTATTATTAAATCTATTGGAATGGTCGCGTTCGCAAACCGGTAAAATTAAATTTAACCCTGAGTCTGTAAAATTATCTGAATTAGTGGATAAAATTTTTGAATTATCAAACAATCAGGCAGAGAAAAAAGAGATATCATTGAACAGTGAGATTCCGGGAGATTTAAAAATATTTGCCGACAAATACATGCTGGAAACCATTATCCGGAATTTGGTTTCGAACGCGATAAAATTTACTCCAAAAAATGGAGAAATTATTGTAAAATCTATTATTCAGGATGATGTTGCTCAAATTATTGTATCAGATTCAGGAGTTGGGATTCGTAAAGAAAACATTGAAAAACTTTTTTCGATCGACAGCAATATAAGTACCAATGGAACAGATAATGAAAAAGGAACAGGTCTTGGGCTTATTCTGTGTAAAGAGTTTGTTTCGGCTCATGGTGGCGAAATTTGGGCAGAGAGTGAGATTGGAAAAGGATCAACATTTTATTTTACGATACCTTTGGTAATAGGTAAGTAG
- a CDS encoding four helix bundle protein: MSDTKSTFETLEVWIKSRELRNQVSRLSKSFPTEEKYRLIDQMIRASRSVTANIAEGYGRFHYQENIQFCRQARGSLYELIDHLSVAHDENYIDEEAYRKAKLEILGIVKLLNGYIKYLKERKEMGK, encoded by the coding sequence ATGAGTGATACAAAATCAACGTTTGAGACATTGGAAGTTTGGATTAAATCTAGAGAATTGAGAAATCAAGTTTCTAGACTTTCAAAAAGTTTTCCTACTGAAGAGAAATACAGATTAATAGATCAAATGATCCGAGCTTCTCGTTCTGTTACTGCGAATATTGCAGAAGGATATGGGAGGTTCCATTATCAGGAAAACATTCAGTTTTGCAGACAAGCAAGAGGTTCATTATATGAACTAATAGATCACTTATCCGTTGCTCATGATGAAAATTATATTGATGAAGAAGCTTATAGAAAGGCAAAATTGGAAATACTGGGAATAGTAAAATTATTGAACGGATATATAAAATATTTGAAAGAGAGAAAGGAAATGGGAAAATAG
- a CDS encoding uroporphyrinogen decarboxylase family protein: MKTSEMTPMERVLTTLSHKEPDRVPLFLLLTMRGAKELGLGIKEYFSKAEYVVEGQIKLQKKYNIDCYFPFFYAPIEVEAFGAEVIYREDGPPNSGLPLIHNINDIKKLEAPKVRDSQVLHKALKSIEILKEESKGNIPIIGVAVSPFSLPVMQLGFEKYLELMFYHEDLFNHLMQINEAFCVDWANAQLAAGATAICYFDPVSSPTLIPKEFYIKTGFQVAKRTIAKIKGPTATHLASGDCLALADLLPETGTAVVGVSTHENISELKQAYKNKLTILGNLNGIEMRRWTKEETKNIVKEVIKKAAPGGGFILADNHGEIPFQVKDETLLSITEAVREYGTYPIK, from the coding sequence ATGAAAACATCTGAAATGACCCCGATGGAGCGTGTTTTAACCACACTGTCGCATAAAGAACCCGACCGTGTTCCTTTGTTTTTATTACTCACCATGCGTGGCGCAAAAGAACTGGGATTGGGGATAAAAGAGTATTTTTCGAAAGCTGAATATGTTGTTGAAGGGCAAATAAAACTGCAAAAGAAATACAATATAGATTGCTATTTTCCATTTTTTTATGCCCCTATTGAAGTAGAAGCTTTTGGCGCAGAAGTAATTTACAGAGAAGACGGGCCCCCAAATTCAGGACTTCCCCTTATTCATAACATCAACGATATTAAAAAGCTGGAAGCGCCAAAGGTTCGTGACTCGCAAGTATTGCATAAAGCATTAAAATCAATTGAGATACTGAAAGAAGAAAGCAAAGGAAATATCCCTATCATTGGAGTTGCCGTGTCGCCCTTTTCATTACCTGTAATGCAACTTGGATTTGAAAAATATCTTGAACTCATGTTTTATCACGAAGATTTATTCAATCATTTAATGCAGATCAACGAAGCCTTTTGTGTGGATTGGGCGAATGCACAATTAGCAGCCGGAGCTACTGCCATATGCTATTTCGATCCGGTCTCCTCTCCTACCCTCATCCCTAAAGAATTTTATATTAAAACGGGCTTTCAGGTGGCTAAACGAACCATCGCTAAAATTAAAGGCCCGACTGCTACTCACCTCGCTTCAGGAGATTGTTTAGCACTGGCCGATTTACTGCCCGAAACAGGAACAGCGGTTGTAGGGGTCAGTACACATGAAAATATCAGCGAACTTAAACAGGCCTACAAAAACAAATTAACTATTTTGGGAAACTTAAATGGAATTGAAATGAGGCGTTGGACAAAAGAGGAAACTAAAAATATTGTTAAGGAGGTGATTAAAAAAGCAGCTCCGGGGGGTGGATTTATCTTGGCCGATAATCATGGTGAAATACCATTTCAGGTTAAAGACGAAACCTTGCTCTCAATAACAGAGGCTGTAAGAGAATACGGAACTTACCCTATTAAATAA
- a CDS encoding PAS domain S-box protein, which translates to MKKILAIDDQQDNLTTLKAVIKNQIPDCIVLTALSGKEGIEIAQKEQPDTILLDIIMPKMNGYEVCRNLKNDELTKHIPIIMLTAIKTDSESRVKGLNMGADAFLAKPIDHAELTAQIKVMFRIKDAEDRLRTDKKGLKEIVKEQSFSLRESEEKYKALYENAPLPYQSLNEDGSFKDINPAWLTTLGYKKSEVIGKFYKDFLHPDSQKHFEKNFPAFKKRGYVSDVQFKIRHKDGHYLDISFEGCIGYYPDGSFRQTYCVFQDITERKLIEKTLQESETNYKNLFDQSPAGSVIVGLDKRFVKCNKAFCNFLGYNESELIGKTIAEITHPDDIEIGMAEMKQILEGKIKTVSLEKRYLHKNGSSLWGQVVISIVRDTTNKPLYFLPIIEDITERKLVEIALKVSEEKYKYLFNSIRDAILVSDKDRNIIDCNTAFTKLFGYSKNEIIGRKTLCCYESEEQFMALGKALKENFTKSTPFLYTVNYKKKNKVVFPGETGVYYLKDNDGNVSGFIGLIRDVTERKLAEQKLIAAKNEAEESELKYRSLIENTNDVVFCVDEKGEYKFTNQVFAKTFGKTPDFFVGKNFWDIYPKEEADHRFAAVKEMFRTGEVQTIEVSVPLPDRTLYYLAKANPIKDETGKIILNLTTAIDITERKQAELELAESEERFKSLHNASFGGIAIHDKGIILECNQGLSEMTGYSLDELIGMDGLLLIATEHREMAMNKIVTGYEKPYEANGLRKNGEQFPMQLEARNVPYKGKNVRTVEFRDITDRKLAEIALKNSEEKFRKAFITSPDSININRLDDGSFVTINNGFTQVMGYTEEDVIGKTYMEFNIWRNQEDRKKLIEGLKAKGIVENLEAEFCAKNGDIKNGLMSATIIEFDGTAHILSITRDTTVQKKAVEGIMQRESLLKTIFDSTADGLLVVDNKGFVTHKNSEFIQMWRIPANLHNSVDDNELIKTVLDQLIDPDQFVSKVKKLYNSKLSDRDMLYFKDGRIFERKSQPLIIEDKISGRVWSFSDISERKRSEQIQKVLYNISDTVTSSDNIEELIAKIKDHLSGIIDTTNYYIGLYDDRTKMISLPFVADEKDEIESFPAENSLTGHVIKTQKSLLVTAYQQEEMMKKGIIKYVGSRSQVWLGVPLTIDGEVKGVLAVQSYSDKNAYNESDRQLLEFVSDQIGLSIERKQKEQELISALEKATESDRLKSAFLATMSHELRTPLNAIIGFSDIIKEDLPINEIIEFNHTINSSGNHLLTIVEDLFDITLIETGELKIIKTDVNLDALLNEVKEIIKIEQLNLKKADLELNLTIPGSKKQLNVKTDPWRLKQILINLLKNALKFTHKGSVNFGFTLNMDSEPQVTERSRSTELKFFVRDTGIGIPKDKQELIFDVFRQIEDSHTRTYGGTGIGLSISRRLTELLGGRMWVDSDTNGSSFYFTIPLELIIDQDKPGIKAELSSASIKDNTILVVEDDESSFEFLKVILKKTTQFILWAPNGEEAIRHCKNNPAIDLVLMDINMPVMNGYDATKAIKEFRPNLPIIAQTAYAIAGDREKSLAAGCDDYISKPIKRDELLDKIKKLLSS; encoded by the coding sequence ATGAAAAAAATACTTGCCATCGACGACCAACAGGATAATTTAACCACCCTAAAGGCGGTTATTAAAAACCAGATACCTGATTGTATTGTTTTGACTGCCTTGTCGGGGAAAGAAGGGATTGAAATAGCCCAAAAAGAACAGCCCGATACCATTTTGCTCGATATCATCATGCCTAAGATGAATGGTTATGAGGTTTGCAGGAATTTGAAAAACGATGAATTGACCAAACATATCCCGATCATCATGCTGACTGCCATCAAAACCGATTCAGAGAGTCGAGTTAAGGGCCTTAACATGGGTGCAGATGCTTTTTTGGCAAAGCCTATTGATCACGCGGAACTAACAGCGCAGATAAAAGTAATGTTTCGGATTAAAGATGCAGAAGATCGTTTGCGAACCGATAAAAAAGGATTGAAAGAAATAGTTAAGGAACAGTCTTTCTCATTGCGAGAGAGCGAAGAAAAATACAAAGCTCTTTATGAGAATGCTCCTTTACCCTATCAATCATTAAATGAAGATGGCAGTTTTAAAGATATTAATCCAGCCTGGCTTACAACACTAGGTTATAAGAAGAGCGAAGTTATTGGAAAGTTTTACAAAGACTTTCTTCATCCTGATTCGCAAAAACATTTTGAGAAAAATTTTCCGGCTTTTAAAAAACGGGGGTATGTGAGTGATGTTCAGTTTAAGATCCGACACAAAGACGGCCATTATCTCGACATCTCCTTTGAAGGCTGCATTGGTTATTATCCTGATGGTAGTTTCAGACAAACTTATTGCGTTTTTCAGGATATCACTGAACGTAAACTTATCGAAAAAACACTACAGGAGAGTGAAACGAATTATAAAAACCTTTTTGATCAATCCCCTGCCGGTTCGGTGATTGTAGGTTTGGATAAACGGTTTGTAAAATGCAATAAAGCATTCTGTAATTTTTTAGGATATAACGAGAGCGAACTTATTGGCAAAACCATAGCAGAGATTACTCATCCCGACGATATTGAGATCGGAATGGCAGAAATGAAACAGATTCTAGAAGGTAAAATTAAAACCGTTTCGCTTGAGAAACGTTACCTTCATAAAAATGGAAGTAGTTTATGGGGCCAGGTTGTTATTTCCATAGTGCGAGATACAACAAATAAACCCTTGTATTTTCTGCCAATTATAGAAGATATCACCGAACGAAAATTAGTAGAAATAGCATTAAAAGTAAGTGAAGAAAAGTATAAATACCTGTTTAATTCTATCAGGGATGCAATTCTGGTGTCAGATAAAGATCGAAATATTATTGATTGCAACACTGCTTTTACCAAACTCTTTGGATATTCCAAGAATGAAATCATTGGCAGGAAAACATTGTGTTGTTACGAGAGCGAAGAGCAATTTATGGCACTTGGAAAGGCTTTAAAAGAAAACTTTACTAAATCAACCCCTTTCTTGTACACGGTCAACTATAAGAAAAAGAATAAGGTTGTATTTCCAGGCGAAACGGGTGTTTATTACCTGAAAGACAATGATGGTAATGTATCCGGATTTATCGGTTTAATTCGGGATGTTACCGAACGAAAATTAGCAGAACAGAAACTCATTGCAGCTAAAAATGAAGCCGAAGAAAGCGAACTGAAATACCGTTCCCTTATTGAAAACACAAATGATGTTGTTTTTTGTGTTGATGAAAAAGGTGAATATAAATTTACCAACCAGGTATTTGCAAAAACATTTGGAAAGACTCCCGATTTTTTTGTTGGCAAAAATTTTTGGGATATTTATCCAAAAGAAGAAGCCGATCATCGTTTTGCCGCGGTTAAAGAAATGTTCCGTACAGGAGAAGTTCAAACTATTGAAGTGAGTGTTCCTCTGCCCGACAGAACATTATACTATTTGGCAAAGGCAAATCCCATCAAAGATGAAACCGGCAAAATAATTTTAAATCTGACAACTGCAATTGACATCACGGAGCGTAAGCAAGCCGAACTTGAACTTGCCGAAAGCGAAGAACGTTTTAAATCGTTGCATAATGCCTCTTTTGGCGGCATAGCAATTCATGACAAAGGAATAATTCTTGAATGTAATCAAGGTCTTTCGGAGATGACAGGATATTCTTTGGACGAACTTATAGGAATGGACGGTTTATTGCTTATTGCCACCGAACACAGAGAAATGGCTATGAATAAAATCGTAACTGGTTATGAAAAACCATACGAAGCCAATGGTTTGCGTAAAAATGGAGAACAATTCCCAATGCAATTAGAGGCGAGGAATGTTCCATACAAAGGTAAAAATGTCAGAACAGTTGAATTTAGAGATATTACCGACCGAAAATTAGCAGAAATAGCATTGAAAAATAGCGAAGAAAAGTTTCGCAAAGCATTTATCACCAGTCCCGATTCTATCAATATTAACCGCCTTGATGATGGATCTTTTGTTACCATCAACAATGGTTTCACACAAGTTATGGGTTATACAGAAGAAGACGTTATTGGCAAAACCTACATGGAATTTAATATTTGGAGAAATCAGGAAGACAGAAAAAAATTAATTGAAGGATTAAAAGCAAAGGGTATCGTTGAGAATCTTGAAGCAGAATTTTGTGCTAAAAACGGGGACATCAAAAACGGCTTGATGTCGGCAACTATCATCGAATTTGACGGAACAGCACATATTTTAAGCATTACAAGAGACACTACTGTTCAAAAAAAAGCAGTAGAAGGGATCATGCAAAGAGAATCACTCTTAAAAACAATTTTTGATTCAACGGCCGATGGACTTTTAGTGGTAGATAATAAAGGGTTTGTAACCCATAAAAACTCGGAGTTTATTCAGATGTGGAGAATTCCTGCAAATCTGCATAATTCGGTAGATGACAATGAGTTAATTAAAACGGTATTGGACCAATTAATTGATCCGGATCAATTTGTATCAAAGGTCAAAAAATTATACAACAGTAAATTGTCCGACCGGGATATGCTTTATTTTAAAGATGGGCGCATATTTGAACGGAAGTCTCAACCACTTATTATCGAAGATAAGATTTCAGGCAGGGTCTGGAGCTTTTCAGATATTAGTGAACGAAAGCGCTCGGAACAAATTCAAAAGGTTTTATACAACATCTCCGATACGGTTACCAGTAGCGATAACATCGAAGAACTCATTGCCAAAATAAAAGATCATTTATCCGGTATTATCGATACCACGAATTATTATATTGGCCTATATGATGATCGAACAAAGATGATTTCCCTCCCATTTGTTGCTGATGAAAAAGATGAGATTGAATCATTTCCTGCAGAAAATTCCCTGACCGGTCATGTAATCAAAACACAAAAATCATTATTGGTCACTGCCTATCAACAGGAAGAAATGATGAAGAAAGGGATTATCAAATATGTGGGTTCACGCTCCCAAGTATGGCTAGGAGTGCCCCTTACAATTGATGGAGAAGTGAAAGGCGTACTTGCCGTACAAAGTTATTCTGATAAAAATGCATACAATGAATCTGATCGGCAGTTACTTGAATTTGTGTCTGATCAAATTGGTTTATCCATTGAAAGAAAACAAAAAGAACAAGAATTAATCAGTGCCCTTGAAAAAGCAACGGAATCCGATCGCTTAAAATCCGCTTTCCTTGCTACCATGTCGCACGAATTACGCACACCGCTAAATGCCATTATCGGATTCTCCGACATTATAAAAGAAGATTTGCCCATCAACGAGATCATCGAATTCAATCATACAATTAATTCAAGTGGAAACCATCTTTTGACCATTGTTGAGGATTTATTTGATATTACCTTAATCGAAACCGGAGAACTCAAAATTATAAAAACTGACGTTAATCTGGATGCATTGCTGAACGAGGTGAAGGAAATAATTAAAATTGAACAATTGAATTTAAAAAAGGCAGATTTAGAATTGAACCTGACCATTCCCGGTTCAAAAAAGCAACTAAATGTAAAAACAGATCCCTGGCGTTTGAAACAAATCTTGATCAACCTGTTAAAAAACGCACTAAAATTTACGCATAAAGGCTCTGTTAATTTTGGCTTTACCTTAAATATGGACAGTGAGCCTCAGGTTACTGAGCGTAGCCGAAGTACCGAACTGAAATTTTTTGTCAGGGATACCGGTATTGGGATTCCAAAAGACAAGCAAGAATTAATTTTTGATGTATTTCGCCAAATCGAGGATTCACATACCCGAACTTATGGAGGGACCGGAATTGGTTTGTCCATTTCCAGAAGATTAACTGAACTTTTGGGAGGCCGTATGTGGGTTGATTCAGATACAAATGGCAGTTCTTTTTATTTCACCATTCCGTTAGAACTGATTATTGATCAGGATAAACCAGGCATAAAAGCTGAATTAAGTTCAGCATCTATTAAGGATAATACCATACTGGTAGTTGAAGATGACGAATCAAGTTTTGAATTCTTAAAAGTGATACTTAAAAAGACAACTCAATTTATACTCTGGGCCCCAAATGGGGAAGAGGCAATCAGACATTGTAAAAATAATCCTGCTATTGATTTGGTGCTTATGGATATCAATATGCCGGTTATGAATGGTTATGACGCCACCAAAGCCATAAAGGAGTTTCGGCCCAATCTCCCAATCATTGCACAAACAGCCTACGCAATCGCAGGTGATCGTGAAAAATCTCTTGCAGCCGGTTGTGACGATTATATTTCAAAACCGATAAAGAGAGACGAGCTTTTGGATAAAATAAAAAAATTGTTGAGTAGTTGA
- a CDS encoding cobalamin-dependent protein (Presence of a B(12) (cobalamin)-binding domain implies dependence on cobalamin itself, in one of its several forms, or in some unusual lineages, dependence on a cobalamin-like analog.) yields the protein MNQVKRYSVLLEQALLSLDQEAAERIILEAEIASSPIKTAGDLISATLVRIGDSWESGNLSLSQVYMSGIICEKVIDKILPPQSPIRKSQPKMAIAVVEDFHLLGKRIVYSTLRASGFELMDLGGGLSIERIVDIVRTEKIKILLLSVLMLPSALRIKKLKDQLKDKDVIIVVGGAPFRFDDELWKEVGADYYGKDSSEALGIVNKIMEGSI from the coding sequence ATGAACCAGGTAAAAAGATACAGCGTTTTGCTGGAGCAAGCCTTACTCTCCTTGGATCAGGAAGCAGCCGAACGAATCATTCTGGAGGCAGAAATTGCCAGTTCGCCAATTAAAACAGCGGGTGACTTAATATCTGCTACTTTAGTAAGAATAGGCGATTCATGGGAGTCGGGAAATCTATCTTTATCGCAAGTATATATGAGTGGTATCATTTGCGAAAAAGTAATTGATAAAATTTTACCGCCACAAAGCCCGATCAGAAAAAGCCAACCTAAAATGGCCATTGCCGTAGTCGAAGACTTTCATTTGCTGGGTAAAAGAATCGTTTATTCAACTTTACGTGCAAGTGGATTTGAACTTATGGATTTAGGTGGAGGATTAAGTATTGAACGCATTGTTGACATTGTAAGAACCGAAAAAATAAAAATCTTACTGCTTTCAGTCCTAATGTTACCCTCCGCACTTCGGATTAAAAAATTGAAAGATCAATTAAAAGACAAAGATGTGATTATTGTGGTTGGAGGTGCACCTTTTAGGTTTGATGATGAATTATGGAAAGAGGTTGGAGCCGATTATTATGGTAAAGATTCATCTGAAGCTTTGGGAATTGTAAATAAAATTATGGAGGGAAGCATATGA